In a genomic window of Herpetosiphonaceae bacterium:
- a CDS encoding DPP IV N-terminal domain-containing protein → MKRIVGRLIGLLLIGPLIAACSLGSEPAESSQPQSRPTARPVAMQADASIDGRLLFVQDGNLYLHQGQTTRQMTRDGTTRDPAWSPDGRRIAYVRRDESFSDIYLLDVSGGLPTQITFNRGQSQPWTQEFMHEVVWAAAPTWTPDGKQIVFLSQVAPPTVSPPAEYPLSIYQYPISLIGTRQPTNDDLLLRADESDFQRSTWASDESALAYTRVPRGAEPKQIMLYDPNTGESSAYPGIPDNAYDPAWSPDARWLAFAAIVDGKTDIWAIPHLSLGGSAVRLTAAGSARAPAWSPDGKQLAYVQLGDEGADVYVLTLKDASGTLSPGESRALTHNGQIDANSGLSWGK, encoded by the coding sequence ATGAAACGTATCGTAGGACGGCTGATCGGGCTGCTGCTGATCGGGCCGCTGATCGCGGCCTGCTCGCTCGGCTCAGAGCCAGCGGAGAGCAGCCAGCCCCAATCCAGGCCCACCGCCCGACCGGTCGCTATGCAAGCCGACGCGAGCATCGACGGTCGTTTGCTGTTCGTGCAAGACGGCAATCTGTATCTGCACCAGGGCCAGACCACGCGGCAGATGACCAGAGACGGCACCACCCGTGATCCCGCATGGTCGCCCGATGGCCGCCGCATTGCCTACGTCCGCCGCGATGAAAGCTTCTCCGATATTTATCTGCTGGATGTGAGCGGCGGCCTGCCGACGCAGATCACGTTCAATCGCGGACAGTCGCAGCCCTGGACTCAGGAGTTTATGCATGAGGTGGTGTGGGCTGCCGCGCCCACGTGGACGCCCGACGGCAAGCAGATCGTTTTTTTGTCGCAGGTCGCGCCGCCCACCGTCTCGCCGCCGGCTGAGTATCCGCTCTCGATCTACCAGTACCCGATCAGCCTGATCGGCACGCGCCAGCCCACCAACGACGATCTCTTGCTCCGCGCGGACGAGTCCGATTTTCAGCGATCCACCTGGGCATCCGACGAGTCGGCACTGGCGTATACGCGCGTGCCGCGCGGAGCGGAGCCCAAGCAGATCATGCTCTACGATCCCAATACCGGCGAGTCCTCGGCCTACCCCGGCATTCCCGACAACGCCTACGATCCGGCATGGTCGCCCGATGCGCGCTGGCTGGCGTTTGCCGCGATCGTCGACGGAAAAACCGACATCTGGGCGATTCCGCATCTGTCGCTTGGCGGCTCCGCCGTACGCCTGACCGCTGCGGGCAGCGCGCGCGCGCCTGCCTGGTCGCCGGATGGCAAGCAGCTTGCCTATGTGCAGCTTGGCGATGAAGGCGCGGATGTGTATGTGCTGACGCTGAAGGACGCTAGCGGCACGCTTAGCCCCGGCGAGTCCAGGGCGCTGACACATAACGGCCAGATCGACGCCAACTCAGGCTTGTCCTGGGGCAAATGA
- a CDS encoding response regulator transcription factor has translation MYRTINLLIVDDHPLFRQGVRYSLQEEHDIKVVGDAASAEEALQFISVTPPDVMIVDLNLPGMDGLELTRQIHRTYPSLGVIMLSMHESDEQAFNALRAGAAAYYSKEISSVQLAQIIRRVARGEYVINEVMFDEPKVAQRILSQFRDINRGVTTEADVDFSLFSPLSDREIEVLEKIAAGSSNKEIADNLGISTQTVKNHISSILRKLSLNDRTQAVIYALRRGWIDTPLDAVANTPFRVPTLEEEHE, from the coding sequence ATGTACCGCACTATAAACCTCCTCATCGTGGACGATCATCCGCTCTTCCGCCAGGGCGTGCGCTATAGCCTGCAAGAAGAGCATGATATTAAAGTCGTCGGCGATGCGGCATCGGCGGAGGAGGCGCTCCAGTTCATCAGCGTGACGCCGCCCGACGTGATGATCGTCGATCTGAATCTGCCGGGCATGGACGGCCTTGAGCTGACCCGCCAGATCCATCGGACCTATCCAAGCCTGGGCGTGATCATGCTCTCGATGCACGAGAGCGATGAGCAGGCGTTCAACGCGCTGCGCGCCGGAGCGGCGGCCTACTACTCCAAAGAGATCAGCTCGGTCCAGCTCGCGCAGATCATCCGGCGCGTCGCTCGCGGCGAGTACGTGATCAATGAGGTCATGTTCGACGAGCCGAAGGTGGCGCAGCGCATCCTGTCGCAGTTCCGCGACATCAACCGGGGTGTGACGACCGAGGCCGATGTCGATTTTTCGCTCTTCTCGCCGCTCAGCGACCGCGAGATCGAGGTGCTGGAAAAGATTGCGGCGGGCAGCTCCAACAAGGAGATCGCCGACAACCTCGGCATCAGCACGCAGACGGTGAAGAACCATATCTCGTCGATCTTGCGCAAGCTGTCGCTGAACGATCGGACGCAGGCGGTGATCTACGCGCTGCGCCGGGGCTGGATCGACACGCCGCTGGATGCGGTCGCGAACACGCCGTTTCGGGTGCCGACTCTGGAGGAAGAGCACGAGTGA
- a CDS encoding diacylglycerol kinase family protein: MTSDAVGASQHGSLHSRRARIILNPRAGNAEDIGGVQAAMHAWQALGWQVELLPTAYAGHAIKLAREAAEQHYDIVAAAGGDGTVNEVVNGIAHTRSALAVLPVGTGNVWVRELKLPLRPLDAATSLAAGHVVNIDLGMAGERYFLLMAGVGFDAAVTRAVHPEAKRKLGLLAYIVQALLAAREVHGTRARISIDGRLIKGRVLMVVIGNSRLYGGFLQITHHANLTDGLLDIAVIKGQDVRSAPLHILSILLRRYNLNPDMDYYRAREVQISSATPLEVHVDGDPIGVTPMTFRVARGALRTLIPPWASGETLGEMPGLRVPMMDRIRRILIDKSQHRP, encoded by the coding sequence GTGACCAGCGATGCTGTCGGCGCTTCACAGCATGGCAGCCTGCATTCCCGACGCGCCAGGATTATTCTGAATCCACGCGCTGGAAACGCCGAGGACATCGGCGGCGTGCAGGCTGCTATGCACGCCTGGCAGGCGCTTGGCTGGCAGGTGGAGCTTCTGCCGACCGCCTATGCCGGACACGCGATCAAGCTGGCGCGAGAGGCCGCCGAGCAGCATTACGACATCGTCGCGGCGGCGGGCGGCGACGGCACCGTTAACGAGGTAGTGAATGGCATCGCGCATACTCGCAGCGCGCTGGCGGTGCTGCCGGTCGGCACCGGCAATGTGTGGGTGCGCGAGCTGAAGCTGCCGCTCCGACCGCTCGACGCCGCCACGAGCCTGGCGGCGGGCCATGTGGTCAACATCGACCTGGGCATGGCCGGGGAGCGCTATTTTCTGCTGATGGCCGGCGTCGGCTTCGACGCCGCCGTCACCCGCGCGGTCCACCCCGAAGCAAAGCGCAAGCTTGGGCTGCTGGCCTATATCGTCCAGGCGTTGCTGGCCGCGCGCGAAGTCCACGGCACGCGCGCCCGCATCAGCATCGACGGACGGCTGATCAAAGGCCGTGTGCTGATGGTAGTGATCGGCAACAGCAGGCTGTACGGCGGCTTTTTGCAGATCACCCACCACGCGAATCTGACCGATGGCCTGCTCGACATCGCGGTGATCAAAGGCCAGGACGTTCGATCAGCGCCCCTGCATATCCTCAGCATCCTCTTACGGCGGTATAATCTCAATCCAGACATGGATTATTATCGGGCGCGCGAAGTGCAGATCAGCAGCGCCACGCCGCTTGAGGTGCATGTGGATGGCGATCCGATCGGCGTCACGCCGATGACCTTTCGCGTTGCGCGCGGCGCGCTGCGGACGCTGATACCGCCCTGGGCCTCCGGCGAGACGCTCGGCGAGATGCCTGGCCTGCGCGTGCCGATGATGGATCGCATCCGACGTATTTTAATCGACAAATCACAGCATCGCCCATGA
- a CDS encoding lysylphosphatidylglycerol synthase transmembrane domain-containing protein, producing the protein MSRLRPLLRLGLRLLGPALLLYFLLTVNLREVWRTLLATDPWLFLLSVVLVVPFLVLKAIRWQLILRAWQIILPLREATALYCIGIFLGVVTPGQAGDAVKAWYLRKRGYPLSTGLASVVVDRLFDVGISALLAATGLYFFWDILPGGKAINVLVVAGLLAAVVVGLIFAGNRRLRVFVLQEALPRFMPRLLRDRMGGGGLERLHLTSRQIAIITLVSLTGLAWTYIRIYILFLALDTPFPIGPFIALVAILSIVGAASPGGVGTRDLTMVLVLSAVLNIEPQQATIRALSLSTLLLLLNIENVLIGFLYSLRYPLAEARQDALAEPQ; encoded by the coding sequence ATGAGCAGGCTACGTCCACTGCTGCGCCTTGGGCTGCGATTGCTCGGCCCTGCGCTGCTGCTCTACTTTTTGCTGACGGTCAACCTGCGCGAGGTGTGGCGCACGCTGCTGGCGACCGATCCCTGGCTGTTTCTGCTCTCGGTGGTGCTGGTGGTGCCGTTCCTGGTGCTCAAAGCCATCCGCTGGCAGCTGATCCTGCGCGCCTGGCAGATCATCCTGCCGCTGCGCGAGGCGACCGCGCTCTACTGCATCGGGATCTTCCTGGGCGTCGTGACACCGGGCCAGGCGGGCGATGCCGTGAAAGCCTGGTATCTGCGCAAGCGCGGCTATCCGCTCAGCACCGGTCTGGCGAGCGTCGTCGTCGATCGGCTCTTCGATGTCGGCATCTCGGCGCTGCTGGCGGCGACCGGCCTGTATTTCTTCTGGGATATTCTGCCCGGAGGCAAGGCGATCAACGTGCTCGTGGTGGCCGGGCTGCTCGCGGCGGTGGTCGTCGGGCTGATCTTCGCCGGTAATCGCCGCCTGCGGGTCTTCGTGCTGCAAGAGGCGCTGCCGCGCTTCATGCCCCGGCTGTTGCGCGACCGCATGGGCGGCGGCGGGCTGGAGCGGCTGCATCTCACGTCGCGCCAGATCGCGATCATCACGCTGGTATCGCTGACGGGCCTGGCCTGGACCTACATTCGCATCTACATCCTCTTTCTGGCCCTCGACACGCCGTTTCCGATCGGGCCGTTTATCGCGCTGGTCGCGATCCTCTCGATCGTCGGCGCGGCCTCTCCCGGCGGTGTCGGCACGCGCGATCTGACGATGGTGCTGGTGCTGAGTGCGGTGCTCAACATCGAGCCGCAGCAGGCGACCATTCGCGCGCTCTCGCTCTCGACGCTGCTGCTGCTGCTCAATATCGAGAACGTGCTGATCGGCTTTTTGTACTCGCTGCGCTACCCGCTGGCCGAGGCGCGCCAGGACGCGCTGGCCGAGCCGCAGTAA
- a CDS encoding GyrI-like domain-containing protein, with the protein MAKIDLKKELRSLYNPSASDVSLVDVPTMNFLMIDGEGNPNTSQQYADAVEALYALSYALKFKVRQSASGVDYGVMPLEGLWWVDDMATFSVEHKDAWQWTMMIMQPEYVTAELVAVVLREVERKKALPALHGVRFEPYHEGRAAQIMHIGPYSAEGPTVARLHEFIEQRGYRRRGKHHEIYLGDPRRSAPEKLHTVLRQPIE; encoded by the coding sequence ATGGCAAAAATCGACCTCAAGAAGGAGCTGAGATCGCTCTACAATCCTTCCGCCAGTGACGTATCGCTGGTGGATGTGCCGACGATGAACTTCCTGATGATCGACGGTGAGGGCAACCCGAATACATCGCAGCAGTACGCCGATGCCGTCGAGGCGCTCTATGCGCTGTCCTACGCGCTCAAGTTCAAAGTCAGGCAGAGCGCCAGCGGCGTCGATTACGGCGTGATGCCCCTGGAGGGCCTCTGGTGGGTTGACGATATGGCAACCTTCAGCGTCGAGCATAAGGATGCGTGGCAGTGGACGATGATGATTATGCAGCCGGAGTATGTGACCGCTGAGCTGGTCGCCGTGGTGCTGCGCGAAGTCGAGCGGAAAAAGGCGCTGCCCGCGCTGCACGGCGTACGCTTCGAGCCATATCACGAGGGACGCGCCGCGCAGATCATGCATATCGGCCCGTACAGCGCGGAAGGCCCGACGGTGGCGCGGCTGCACGAGTTCATCGAACAGCGCGGCTACCGCCGACGAGGCAAGCATCACGAGATCTACCTGGGCGATCCCCGTCGATCCGCGCCGGAGAAGCTGCACACGGTGCTCCGCCAGCCGATCGAGTAA
- a CDS encoding Maf family protein has translation MLEHDGLDRQLTLASASPRRRELLRYLIPHFAAIATQGEEESRPAPPELQAKLPPFPLAISQHPTLLAWRKVMAALDEGVSGIILGADTIVVIDQDVLNKPRDPAEARTMLRRLAGRTHRVYTGVVACGGDGHDADSLQFALDAADVRMAPLTDAEIADYVATGEPLDKAGAYGIQGLGGRLVQHVQGSYTCVVGLPLVTTHRVLTATGLIGLADPVAAFERWLADQGRTTPACTAL, from the coding sequence TTGTTGGAACATGATGGACTAGACCGTCAGCTAACCCTGGCCTCGGCCTCGCCCCGACGCCGCGAGCTGCTGCGCTACCTGATCCCCCATTTCGCCGCAATCGCAACTCAGGGCGAGGAAGAAAGCCGCCCAGCGCCGCCGGAGCTGCAAGCGAAGCTGCCGCCCTTTCCACTTGCCATATCGCAACATCCCACCCTCCTTGCATGGCGTAAAGTAATGGCAGCGCTCGACGAAGGTGTGAGCGGAATCATCCTGGGCGCTGACACAATCGTTGTGATCGATCAGGACGTGCTCAACAAGCCGCGCGATCCTGCCGAGGCCCGCACTATGCTGCGCCGTCTGGCCGGACGCACCCACCGGGTCTATACCGGCGTTGTGGCCTGTGGCGGCGACGGGCACGATGCAGATTCCCTCCAGTTTGCGCTCGATGCCGCCGATGTGCGGATGGCACCGCTGACCGATGCGGAGATTGCCGACTACGTAGCCACCGGCGAGCCGCTGGATAAGGCTGGCGCGTACGGAATTCAAGGACTGGGCGGGCGGCTGGTCCAGCACGTCCAGGGATCGTATACGTGTGTCGTCGGGTTGCCGCTCGTCACAACTCACCGAGTGTTAACTGCGACAGGATTGATTGGTCTGGCCGATCCCGTCGCCGCGTTTGAGCGCTGGCTAGCCGACCAAGGGAGGACAACTCCAGCATGTACCGCACTATAA
- the mug gene encoding G/U mismatch-specific DNA glycosylase, with protein MTRPSRPTKDDLAAAAGTTVPDVIAPDLRVLFCGINPGLYSGWTGHHFARPGNRFWPTLHAAGFTDRRLDPAEERLLLACGYGITNLVERATAAAAELSGAELAEGGQRLLAKIQQYRPQAVAVLGISAYRMAFARPQAVMGRQPAPLGPALLWILPNPSGLNAHYAPADLARVFREFRLALEQEAPRAS; from the coding sequence ATGACACGACCAAGCAGGCCCACAAAAGACGATCTGGCGGCAGCCGCAGGTACAACCGTTCCCGATGTGATCGCGCCGGATCTGCGGGTGCTCTTCTGCGGCATCAATCCGGGGCTGTATTCGGGCTGGACCGGCCATCATTTTGCGCGGCCCGGTAATCGCTTCTGGCCGACGCTGCACGCGGCGGGCTTTACCGACCGCCGCCTCGATCCCGCTGAGGAACGTCTGCTGCTTGCGTGCGGCTACGGCATCACCAACCTCGTCGAGCGCGCGACGGCTGCCGCAGCCGAGCTGAGCGGCGCGGAGCTAGCCGAGGGCGGCCAGCGGCTCCTGGCGAAGATTCAGCAGTACCGCCCACAGGCGGTAGCGGTGCTGGGCATCAGCGCCTATCGCATGGCTTTTGCCCGACCGCAGGCAGTGATGGGTCGGCAGCCAGCGCCGCTCGGCCCCGCGCTCCTCTGGATATTACCCAATCCAAGCGGCCTTAACGCGCATTATGCGCCGGCGGATCTGGCGCGAGTCTTTCGCGAGTTTCGCCTGGCGCTGGAGCAGGAAGCGCCACGCGCATCGTGA
- a CDS encoding glycosyltransferase family 2 protein has product MQDVLNTPTVAAPPQRWPFSVTIAMPAFNEAHGIAQVIAAVRAEVPEAEVLVIDDASRDDTAVVAEAAGARVVRHPYNKGNGASIKTAIRHTRTDVLLIIDADGQHNPDDIARLLKYMDRYDMAVSVRSAQSHASRARGLGNWLLARFASYVAGMEFADLTSGFRAMRTEVIREFVHLLPNRYSWPTTSLLCFAKAGYSIKFVPIDALRRTGGQSGQKLVRNGFKFLTIILRIVMLFSPLRVFFPVSLIMFVLSALAYLASVVASGRWLHIPGATQTLFTGAIVVFMFGLLAEQIVALGLIGRRER; this is encoded by the coding sequence ATGCAGGATGTTTTGAATACGCCGACCGTCGCTGCGCCGCCCCAGCGCTGGCCGTTTAGTGTGACGATCGCGATGCCCGCCTTCAACGAGGCGCATGGTATCGCCCAGGTGATCGCGGCGGTCCGGGCGGAGGTGCCTGAGGCCGAGGTGCTGGTAATCGACGACGCATCGCGCGATGATACGGCGGTGGTCGCCGAAGCGGCAGGCGCGCGCGTCGTGCGCCATCCCTACAACAAAGGCAACGGCGCATCGATCAAAACCGCGATCCGCCATACCCGCACCGACGTGCTGCTGATCATCGACGCCGACGGCCAGCATAATCCCGACGATATTGCGCGGCTGCTCAAGTACATGGATCGCTACGATATGGCCGTCAGCGTGCGCTCGGCACAGTCGCACGCCTCGCGCGCGCGCGGCCTGGGCAACTGGCTGCTGGCGCGCTTCGCGTCGTATGTGGCCGGGATGGAGTTCGCCGATCTCACGTCGGGCTTTCGGGCGATGCGCACTGAGGTGATCCGCGAGTTCGTTCACCTGCTGCCCAATCGCTACTCGTGGCCGACGACCAGCCTGCTCTGCTTTGCCAAGGCCGGCTACTCGATCAAGTTCGTGCCGATCGACGCGCTCAGACGCACGGGCGGCCAGAGCGGCCAGAAGCTCGTGCGCAACGGCTTCAAGTTCCTGACGATCATTCTGCGGATCGTAATGCTCTTCAGCCCGCTGCGCGTCTTCTTTCCGGTCAGCCTGATCATGTTCGTCCTGAGCGCGCTGGCCTACCTGGCGAGCGTCGTCGCGAGCGGGCGCTGGCTGCATATTCCGGGCGCGACCCAGACGCTCTTTACCGGCGCGATCGTGGTGTTTATGTTTGGCCTGCTGGCCGAGCAGATCGTCGCGCTGGGCCTGATCGGACGGCGCGAGCGATGA
- the malQ gene encoding 4-alpha-glucanotransferase codes for MYDRRASGILLHPTSLPGPGGIGDLGSAAYGFIDWLVSANQRRWQIMPLGPTSYGDSPYASLSALAGNPLLISVERLVEDGLLPRSTLDRAPAFPAAYVDFGAVIPWKSGILQEAYAHFTAGGAPEQRAAFEAFIASHAVWLDDFALFTALKNEHGGASWSEWEMPLRQRDPAVLADARARLAEQIRFQQFAQWLFFTHWLDLKRYANEHGILIIGDIPIFVAYDSADVWANPDLFYLDEQLNPTVVAGVPPDYFSATGQRWGNPLYCWDVLERQGYGWWLERFRLTLTLVDIVRLDHFRGFEAYWEVPAHEETAMHGRWVKGPGTALFKAIGERFGRLPIIAEDLGLITPDVDALRDELGFPGMAVLQFAWGDRPTNVHQPHNYHRNLVVYTGTHDNNTTIGWWHTLDDNARRHVQEYFGIHGHDIAWDFIRIALMSVCDTAIIPIQDVLRLGSEARMNQPGNAIGNWSWRLQAHQLTHEVAARLGRLTSLYGRVPLEVPSAVAEDSVG; via the coding sequence ATGTACGATCGACGAGCAAGCGGCATCTTGCTCCACCCGACTTCGCTGCCGGGTCCCGGCGGCATTGGCGACCTCGGCAGCGCCGCCTACGGCTTTATTGACTGGCTGGTCAGCGCCAATCAGCGCCGCTGGCAGATCATGCCGCTTGGTCCCACCAGCTACGGCGACTCGCCCTACGCGAGCCTGTCGGCGCTGGCGGGCAACCCACTGCTGATCTCAGTGGAGCGTCTCGTCGAGGATGGATTGCTGCCCCGATCGACGCTCGATCGAGCGCCCGCATTCCCCGCAGCATATGTCGATTTTGGCGCGGTGATCCCGTGGAAGAGCGGCATCTTGCAGGAGGCCTACGCCCATTTCACAGCCGGTGGAGCACCGGAGCAGCGCGCCGCGTTCGAGGCATTCATCGCCAGCCATGCCGTGTGGCTCGACGACTTTGCGCTCTTTACCGCACTCAAAAACGAGCACGGCGGCGCGTCCTGGAGCGAGTGGGAGATGCCGCTCCGCCAGCGCGATCCGGCGGTGCTCGCCGACGCACGCGCAAGGCTGGCCGAGCAGATCCGTTTTCAGCAGTTCGCGCAGTGGCTCTTCTTCACCCACTGGCTCGACCTCAAGCGCTACGCCAACGAGCACGGCATTTTGATCATCGGCGATATTCCGATCTTTGTGGCCTACGATAGCGCCGATGTCTGGGCCAATCCCGACCTGTTCTATCTTGACGAGCAGCTCAACCCGACCGTCGTCGCGGGCGTGCCGCCGGACTATTTCAGCGCCACGGGCCAGCGCTGGGGCAATCCGCTCTACTGCTGGGACGTGCTGGAGCGCCAGGGCTACGGCTGGTGGCTGGAGCGCTTCCGCCTGACGCTCACGCTGGTGGATATTGTGCGGCTCGACCATTTCCGGGGCTTCGAGGCCTACTGGGAGGTGCCCGCCCACGAGGAAACCGCGATGCATGGCCGCTGGGTCAAGGGGCCGGGCACGGCGCTCTTCAAGGCGATCGGCGAGCGCTTCGGGCGGCTGCCGATCATCGCCGAGGACCTGGGCCTGATCACGCCCGACGTCGATGCGCTGCGCGACGAGCTGGGCTTTCCCGGCATGGCCGTGCTGCAATTCGCCTGGGGCGACCGCCCGACCAACGTTCACCAGCCGCATAACTACCACCGCAACCTCGTCGTCTACACCGGCACCCACGACAACAACACGACGATCGGCTGGTGGCACACCCTGGACGACAACGCGCGACGGCACGTGCAGGAGTACTTCGGCATCCACGGCCACGACATCGCCTGGGACTTTATCCGCATCGCGCTGATGTCCGTCTGCGATACCGCGATCATCCCGATACAAGATGTGCTCCGCCTGGGCAGCGAGGCGCGCATGAACCAGCCGGGCAATGCCATCGGAAACTGGAGCTGGCGCTTGCAGGCGCATCAGCTCACTCATGAGGTCGCGGCGCGGCTTGGCCGCCTGACGAGCCTGTACGGTCGCGTGCCGCTGGAGGTGCCCAGCGCGGTTGCCGAGGATAGCGTGGGCTAG
- a CDS encoding MOSC domain-containing protein, with the protein MITIHSILIGQPQTITDEQGIWESSIFRTPVTGAIELTTRGLLGDHVTDTERHGTPDQAVCCHLLAHYDHWNAAYNLTDPQSMLGPGSVGENWTLVGIDENTSCIGDIYSVGTAQVQISGPRVPCWKQERKLKLPDFLKQTRETLRTGFYLRVLQPGVVQPGDQLRLEARPLPDLTQNRINVCAHHALDVAFAERLLETPELAAGWKRILRYKLDHRSRD; encoded by the coding sequence GTGATTACGATCCACTCCATCTTGATCGGCCAGCCGCAGACGATCACCGACGAGCAGGGCATCTGGGAGTCGTCGATCTTTCGCACGCCTGTCACTGGAGCGATTGAGCTGACGACGCGCGGCCTGCTGGGCGATCATGTCACCGATACCGAAAGGCACGGCACGCCCGACCAGGCGGTCTGCTGCCATCTGCTGGCGCACTACGATCACTGGAATGCCGCCTACAACCTCACCGATCCGCAATCGATGCTCGGCCCCGGCAGCGTCGGCGAAAACTGGACGCTGGTCGGGATCGACGAGAACACAAGCTGTATCGGCGACATCTACAGCGTGGGAACCGCTCAGGTGCAGATCAGCGGGCCGCGCGTGCCGTGCTGGAAGCAGGAGCGCAAGCTCAAGCTGCCCGACTTTCTCAAACAGACACGTGAGACGCTGCGCACGGGCTTCTACCTGCGCGTGCTCCAGCCGGGCGTGGTGCAGCCGGGCGATCAGTTGCGGCTTGAGGCGCGGCCACTCCCCGATCTGACGCAGAACAGAATCAACGTCTGCGCGCATCACGCGTTGGATGTCGCATTTGCGGAGCGGCTGCTGGAAACGCCGGAGCTGGCGGCGGGATGGAAGCGGATTCTACGCTACAAGCTTGATCACCGCAGCCGGGATTGA
- a CDS encoding glycosyltransferase family 4 protein codes for MRIAQIAPLFESVPPKLYGGTERVVHAVTEELVRRGHDVTLFASGDSQTSAKLVPMWPCASRLDPQSIDPMAAQVAMLEYVVQHADAFDIIHSHVDYYTFPFTRRTTTPILTTLHGRLDIPELRAIFRVYGDVPVASISNSQREPLQHVAINWVGTVYNGICIEHFIANDQPGEYLVFLGRICPEKRPDRAVEIARATGMPLKVAAKIDKVDREYYETQIEPLFADPLVEYVGEVDEQAKAELLRNAYALLFPIDWREPFGLTMAEAMACGTPVIAMRGGSVEEVIVDGETGFVCDSMEQMIAAVPRVVELDRRRCRQRVEEHFSAQAMAARYEAVYEHLLAPRNLPVLRLFHRHRRVRLD; via the coding sequence ATGCGTATCGCACAGATTGCACCGTTGTTTGAAAGCGTCCCCCCCAAGTTGTACGGCGGCACCGAGCGTGTGGTCCATGCCGTGACAGAGGAGCTGGTTCGGCGCGGCCACGACGTGACGCTCTTTGCCAGCGGCGATTCGCAGACCTCGGCCAAGCTTGTGCCGATGTGGCCCTGCGCCAGCCGTCTCGATCCACAGTCGATCGATCCGATGGCCGCGCAGGTGGCGATGCTTGAGTATGTGGTGCAGCATGCCGACGCCTTCGATATTATCCACTCACATGTGGACTATTACACGTTTCCATTCACGCGCCGCACCACCACGCCGATCCTGACGACGCTCCACGGACGGCTCGATATTCCTGAGCTACGGGCGATCTTCCGCGTGTACGGCGATGTGCCTGTCGCCAGCATTAGCAACAGCCAGCGCGAGCCGCTCCAGCACGTCGCGATCAACTGGGTCGGGACGGTCTACAACGGTATCTGCATCGAGCACTTCATCGCCAACGATCAGCCAGGCGAGTATCTCGTCTTCCTGGGCCGGATCTGTCCTGAGAAGCGGCCCGATCGCGCTGTCGAGATCGCGCGTGCCACCGGCATGCCGCTCAAAGTCGCGGCCAAGATCGATAAAGTCGATCGCGAGTACTACGAGACTCAGATCGAGCCGCTCTTTGCCGATCCGCTGGTCGAGTACGTCGGCGAGGTCGACGAGCAGGCGAAGGCGGAGCTGCTGCGCAACGCCTACGCGCTGCTCTTCCCGATCGACTGGCGCGAGCCGTTCGGCCTGACGATGGCCGAGGCGATGGCCTGCGGCACGCCCGTGATCGCCATGCGCGGCGGCTCGGTCGAGGAGGTGATCGTGGATGGCGAAACCGGCTTTGTCTGCGACAGCATGGAGCAGATGATCGCCGCCGTGCCGCGTGTGGTCGAGCTGGATCGCCGCCGCTGTCGGCAGCGCGTCGAGGAGCACTTCTCGGCGCAGGCGATGGCCGCGCGCTATGAGGCGGTCTATGAGCACCTGCTCGCGCCGCGCAACCTGCCGGTGCTGCGCCTGTTCCACCGTCATCGGCGGGTGCGGCTGGATTAG
- a CDS encoding DedA family protein: MSLSDQILAALVQYGLPVLFGVIVFASSGVPLPATLLLIAAGAFVEQGDLDLWWVVGFGLAAAVIGDHLGYGIGRWGGARIELRINRWLGGPSRLEAANRATQRWGGLAIFFSRWLFTPLGPPLNYTSGIARYPLGWFFCCDVAGEIIWVIGYVLIGRVFNDRVEAMNALLGDLSWISVACVAVVVLGWLLIRSFRSGHPEAPDETDRGRATEPQSWSYDEPGFAQDHPSLSENTRG; encoded by the coding sequence ATGAGTTTGAGCGATCAAATTCTGGCGGCGCTGGTGCAATATGGTCTGCCTGTGCTCTTCGGCGTGATCGTGTTCGCGTCCAGCGGCGTGCCGCTTCCGGCAACGCTGCTGCTGATCGCGGCGGGCGCGTTCGTGGAGCAGGGCGATCTTGATCTCTGGTGGGTCGTCGGCTTCGGCCTGGCCGCCGCCGTGATCGGCGATCATCTCGGCTACGGGATCGGGCGGTGGGGCGGAGCGCGCATCGAGCTGCGCATCAACCGCTGGCTCGGCGGCCCCTCGCGGCTGGAGGCCGCCAATCGCGCCACGCAGCGCTGGGGTGGGCTGGCGATCTTCTTCAGCCGATGGCTGTTCACGCCGCTGGGACCGCCGCTAAACTATACCAGTGGGATCGCGCGGTATCCTCTGGGATGGTTTTTCTGCTGCGATGTCGCGGGCGAGATCATCTGGGTTATCGGCTATGTGCTCATCGGGCGCGTCTTCAACGACCGCGTGGAGGCGATGAACGCGCTGCTGGGCGACCTGAGCTGGATCAGCGTCGCCTGTGTAGCGGTCGTCGTGCTCGGCTGGCTGCTGATCCGATCGTTCCGCTCCGGCCATCCCGAAGCGCCGGATGAGACGGATCGGGGGCGCGCGACGGAGCCTCAGAGCTGGAGCTACGACGAGCCAGGCTTTGCCCAGGATCATCCCAGTCTGTCGGAGAACACGCGCGGCTGA